The following coding sequences are from one SAR86 cluster bacterium window:
- a CDS encoding VWA domain-containing protein, which translates to MLINLFNTLKDTGVPCTLRELLDLLTALDKRLVFANTNEFYFLSRAILVKDEKNYDKFDRAFDIYFKGLETLDDVIQALIPDEWLRKEFEKFLTPEELEKIKSMGGLEKLLDEFKKRLEEQKERHEGGDKWVGTGGTSPYGNSGMNPEGIRVDGEGKEGKAVKVWQKRDFKNLDDSIELGTRNIKIALRRLRKFVRESHNEEFDLDGTVKSTAKNAGLLDIKMVPEKANAVKVIVLFDVGGSMDPHVKICEELFSACKTEFKNLEYFYFHNFIYETVWKDNSRRHNERIETTELFQKYSQDYKIIFIGDATMAPYEITNAGGSIEHWNEEPGSLWMKKFYSNFEKLIWLNPVPQDHWDYSASIELSRTLIDDQMYPLTIKGLEDGMSFLTK; encoded by the coding sequence ATGCTAATAAATTTATTTAATACGTTAAAAGATACAGGAGTTCCATGCACTCTAAGGGAGCTTTTAGATTTATTGACTGCATTAGATAAAAGACTTGTTTTTGCCAATACCAATGAATTTTATTTTTTATCTAGAGCTATCTTGGTAAAAGATGAAAAAAATTACGATAAATTTGACAGAGCGTTTGATATTTATTTTAAAGGCCTTGAGACTTTAGATGATGTTATTCAGGCATTAATACCCGATGAGTGGTTGAGAAAAGAATTTGAAAAATTTTTGACTCCTGAGGAACTAGAAAAAATTAAATCTATGGGAGGCTTAGAAAAATTACTCGACGAATTTAAAAAGAGACTTGAAGAACAAAAAGAGAGGCATGAAGGCGGGGATAAGTGGGTCGGAACTGGTGGAACCTCTCCTTATGGAAATTCAGGAATGAATCCAGAAGGTATTAGAGTTGATGGCGAGGGCAAGGAAGGTAAAGCAGTAAAAGTTTGGCAAAAAAGAGATTTTAAAAATTTAGACGATTCAATTGAATTAGGAACAAGAAATATCAAAATCGCTCTTAGAAGATTAAGAAAATTTGTTAGAGAATCTCACAACGAAGAATTTGATTTAGATGGGACTGTTAAATCTACAGCAAAAAATGCAGGATTATTGGATATTAAAATGGTTCCTGAAAAAGCTAATGCTGTAAAGGTAATCGTTTTATTTGATGTAGGCGGCTCAATGGATCCACACGTAAAAATTTGCGAAGAATTATTCTCCGCATGTAAGACAGAATTTAAAAACTTAGAATATTTTTATTTTCATAACTTCATTTATGAAACTGTTTGGAAAGATAATAGCCGAAGACATAATGAGAGAATTGAGACAACTGAGTTATTTCAAAAATATTCTCAAGATTACAAAATTATATTCATTGGTGATGCAACCATGGCTCCTTACGAAATCACCAATGCTGGTGGAAGTATAGAACATTGGAATGAAGAACCAGGCTCTTTGTGGATGAAGAAATTTTATTCAAACTTTGAAAAGTTAATTTGGTTAAATCCTGTTCCACAAGATCATTGGGACTATTCAGCTTCTATAGAGCTCTCAAGGACATTGATTGATGATCAAATGTATCCTTTAACTATTAAGGGATTAGAAGACGGAATGTCTTTTCTCACTAAATAG
- a CDS encoding ABC transporter ATP-binding protein translates to MEKVAINIQNLCKVYPKDLRALNEVNLKVNSGDFYALLGPNGAGKSTLIGIISSIVNKTSGKVEILGIDIDKNHALAKKKMGIVGQEVNFNQFETVYQILTQQAGYYGLNKKVIKNNSEYYLKALDLWDRRNEQGRSLSGGMKRRLMVAKALVNEPELLILDEPTAGVDIELRRSLWEFLEEINNKGTTIILTTHYLEEAEKLCKNISIIDQGKIVKESSMKSLLSELESEIYIFETKEKISEDIDFDKLKIKLLDDNSFSVQVHKSVGVNEILKEFQSKNIEINSIHNETNRLEELFLKLTKQE, encoded by the coding sequence TTGGAAAAAGTAGCTATAAATATACAAAATCTTTGCAAGGTTTACCCTAAAGATCTTAGGGCATTGAATGAAGTGAATCTTAAAGTAAATTCAGGAGACTTTTACGCGCTACTAGGGCCAAATGGAGCAGGAAAATCTACATTAATCGGAATAATAAGTTCAATCGTAAACAAAACAAGTGGGAAAGTTGAAATTTTAGGAATAGACATAGATAAAAATCATGCTCTAGCGAAGAAGAAAATGGGAATAGTTGGACAGGAAGTAAATTTTAATCAATTCGAAACGGTTTATCAGATTCTTACTCAACAAGCAGGATATTACGGATTGAATAAAAAGGTCATAAAAAATAATAGTGAATATTATTTAAAAGCTTTGGATCTCTGGGATAGAAGAAATGAGCAAGGAAGATCTTTGTCGGGAGGTATGAAAAGAAGATTAATGGTTGCTAAAGCTTTAGTTAATGAACCTGAATTACTGATTCTTGACGAACCAACTGCTGGAGTCGACATTGAATTAAGAAGATCTCTTTGGGAGTTTTTAGAAGAAATAAATAACAAAGGCACAACAATAATTCTTACGACTCATTATCTAGAGGAGGCTGAAAAACTCTGTAAAAATATTTCAATAATAGATCAAGGAAAAATAGTTAAGGAATCTTCAATGAAATCCTTGCTAAGCGAGTTAGAATCAGAAATATATATTTTTGAGACTAAAGAGAAGATATCTGAGGACATTGATTTTGATAAATTGAAAATTAAACTTTTAGATGATAATAGTTTTTCTGTTCAAGTTCATAAGTCCGTAGGGGTCAATGAGATTTTGAAAGAATTTCAATCAAAAAATATTGAAATAAATAGTATTCATAATGAAACTAATCGTTTGGAAGAACTTTTTCTTAAATTAACTAAACAAGAATGA
- a CDS encoding ABC transporter permease produces MNTRELLNSLNTLSLKEIRRFMRIWQQTLIPSVITTVLYFIIFGSFIGSRIGLMGGFDYMQFMAPGLVMLAVITNSYNNVVSSFYGVKFQKSIEELLISPMPTYLILLGFVIGGVVRGIIVGLLVMLTSLFFTEITIQYYFITALVVILTSILFSLAGLLNAIYADSFDDITIIPTFVLTPLIYLGGVFYSISLLTETWQIISKLNPLLYMVNAFRYGMLGVSDINVTYAISMILVFILIFYLVALRLLKKGVGIRS; encoded by the coding sequence ATGAATACCAGAGAATTATTAAATTCATTGAACACTCTTTCCTTGAAAGAGATACGAAGGTTTATGAGAATTTGGCAGCAAACACTAATACCTTCAGTCATAACAACTGTTTTATATTTCATCATCTTTGGAAGTTTTATCGGTTCGAGAATTGGATTAATGGGAGGCTTTGATTACATGCAATTTATGGCTCCTGGGTTAGTCATGTTGGCTGTAATTACAAATTCTTACAACAATGTTGTGTCATCATTTTATGGAGTTAAGTTTCAAAAAAGTATTGAGGAATTACTAATATCTCCTATGCCTACCTATTTGATTCTTTTAGGCTTTGTAATTGGCGGTGTCGTCAGAGGAATTATTGTTGGCTTATTAGTAATGTTGACGTCATTGTTTTTTACTGAAATTACTATTCAGTATTATTTCATAACTGCATTAGTTGTAATTTTGACATCTATTCTCTTTTCTTTGGCAGGGTTGCTGAATGCTATTTACGCAGATAGTTTTGATGATATTACGATCATACCAACTTTTGTTTTAACACCCCTCATATACTTGGGAGGAGTTTTTTATTCTATAAGTCTTCTCACAGAAACTTGGCAAATAATATCTAAGCTAAACCCGCTTTTGTATATGGTTAATGCATTTAGGTATGGGATGTTAGGTGTTTCTGACATCAATGTTACCTATGCAATTTCAATGATTCTCGTGTTTATTTTAATTTTTTATTTAGTGGCTTTACGTTTATTAAAAAAAGGTGTTGGTATAAGAAGTTAA
- a CDS encoding lysophospholipid acyltransferase family protein: MEYIESKYFSYADPDDPIVRKILIRSIEYCSGQPTIYNLYRKYQENPSNWISFWDGCVDLLNLDIDIAKESINNIPEGGPTIVVANHPFGVLDGTVLSWLVSQRRDDFKLLVHSLLLRAPETKKYLLPIDFSGDKKALLTNIETRKIARKHLSDGGSIIIFPSGAVSTTSRIHQSKTKAFDPAWKKFTSRLIKQTDAKIVPVYFFGSNSSLFQFVSHFSPILRASLLFHEIKRRINTKVPFIVGSPFKYSELNKDLSNDELADFLRTKTYLLNPENKIPPPFGYEPPDN, from the coding sequence ATGGAATATATAGAATCAAAATATTTCAGTTACGCAGATCCTGATGATCCTATTGTAAGAAAAATTCTTATCCGCTCCATAGAATATTGTTCGGGTCAGCCAACCATTTATAACCTTTATAGAAAATATCAAGAAAATCCGTCGAATTGGATAAGTTTTTGGGATGGATGTGTAGATTTATTAAATCTTGACATTGATATCGCGAAGGAAAGCATTAACAACATACCAGAAGGAGGCCCTACAATTGTTGTTGCTAATCATCCTTTCGGAGTTTTGGATGGAACAGTCTTAAGCTGGCTTGTGAGTCAGAGGAGAGACGACTTTAAATTACTGGTTCATTCTTTATTGCTTCGTGCACCAGAGACAAAAAAGTATTTGTTACCAATTGATTTTAGTGGCGATAAAAAAGCGCTTTTAACAAATATTGAGACCAGAAAAATTGCAAGAAAACATTTAAGTGATGGCGGTTCAATTATAATTTTTCCATCAGGAGCTGTTTCTACAACCTCAAGAATTCATCAAAGCAAAACTAAAGCTTTCGATCCTGCCTGGAAGAAATTCACATCTAGATTGATTAAACAAACAGATGCGAAAATTGTGCCAGTATATTTTTTTGGTTCAAATTCAAGCCTTTTTCAATTCGTTAGTCATTTTAGTCCAATATTAAGAGCATCCTTACTATTTCACGAAATAAAGAGAAGAATCAATACTAAGGTACCTTTTATCGTTGGCTCTCCTTTTAAGTATTCGGAGTTGAACAAAGACCTTTCGAATGACGAACTAGCTGATTTTTTAAGAACAAAGACCTATTTGCTTAATCCAGAAAATAAAATTCCTCCTCCTTTTGGATACGAACCTCCAGATAATTGA